CTCCGCAATGACCGAAGAGAAGATTCCCATCGAACATCCGTGGAGCAAATCTGCTAACGAAGTGTTAGCTGAACTGGATGTAGATCCCCAAGAGGGTCTTAGCAATGAAGAGGTCAAGAAGAGGCTGCAGGAGCATGGCAAAAACCGTCTCCGCGAAGTCGCCAAGAGAGGCATACTGGACATTCTAGTCGGGCAATTCAAGAGCCTCATGGTCGTGATACTTCTCATCGCGTCGATTCTGGCATTCATCTTCGGTAACACAATCGACGGTCTAGCAATAGGAGTGGTCATTGTTATCAATGCCGGCGTCGGTTTCGCCACAGAGCTCCGCGCCGTCAGGTCCATGGAATCACTTCAAGAACTTGGAAAAGTAAAAGCCAAGGTTCGGCGAGGCGGAAACATCCAGGAGATAGATGGGGAGAACATTGTACCCGGTGACATAGTTCTCATCGAGGGAGGAGATGTACTCACTGCGGATCTTCGTCTTGTTGAAACCTCGAAGCTGCAGGTAAACGAAGCCGCCCTGACTGGAGAATCTGTCCCGGTTGGAAAGGACGCAGAATCAGTTGATGCAGATACCCCTGTAGCAGACCGAACCAGCATGGCCTTCAAAGGAACAGCAGTCACACGGGGTTCAGCCACTGGGGTCGTGGTGCGGACCGGTATGCAGACAGAAATCGGTGTTATCTCTTCCATGGTTCAGAGGGCAGAGGAAGAAGTCACACCACTAGAACGACGGCTCAACAACCTAGGAAATGAGCTGCTGTGGGTGACTCTTGTGATAGGTGCTCTCGTGACGGTAATCGGGGTTTTCAGCGGAAAGGAGCTCTTCCTGATGATTGAAACCGGTGTCGCCCTTGCTGTGGCCACTGTCCCGGAAGGCTTGCCGTTGGTTGCGACTCTGGGTCTCGCGCGCGGAATGTGGAGGATGGCTCGTTGCAACGCTATAGTGAAACGACTCTCCGCTGTCGAAACTCTTGGGACAACGAGCGTAATCTGTACCGACAAGACAGGGACTCTCACAGAAGGCAGGATGACTGTAACCGAAATTGCGCTTTCGGATGGTTCAATCGAGGTCACCGGAAAGGGAATGGACCTGGAAGGAGAATTTCTTCGCAATCAGGAATCCGTTGATCCAAAACAAGATGCTCTGCTACGCACGCTGCTTGAAATTGGTATATTTGCCAACAGGACATCTACCGAAATCGAAGACATCGAAGAGGACGATATATCTGTTGGAGATCCCCTTGATATTGCCCTCGTGGTAGCTGCGAGAAAATCTGGAATCGACCCCAACGAACGGTTCGAAGAAGCTCCACAGGTCAAAAAGAAAGCCTTTGATCCCGAACTGAAGATGATGGCCAGCTACAACCGCGATGGTGAAAACATCAGGATTTCTGTGAAAGGTGCGCCTGAGGGGGTCTTGGAATCCTCTTCAGGAATCCTGACTCAGGACGGAACCGTGAACCTCGACGAGAAGGAAAGAGAGACATGGATGCAACGGAACGAGGAGCTTGCAGCTGATGGACTCCGTGTTATAGCACTCGCGCAGAAAACAGTGGAGAACAAGGATGCGGAACCCTATTCAGATTTGACATTCGTTGGCTTGGCGGGTCTTCTAGATCCAGCCCGAGAGGACGTGCAGGATGCAATTCTGGCATGCAAGAACGCTGGCATCCGGGTTGTGATGGTAACCGGCGACCATCCAGAGACTGCAAAGAAAATAGCCAAAGATGTCGGCCTTATTGAGGAAAACGGGATTCGTATCATAACCGGAAAAGAACTAGAGAATCCTGACGAGATGTCTGAAGAAGAACACAAGAACGCACTTGATGCCACAGTCACTGCGAGAGTTTCTCCAAAGCAGAAACTTGACCTCATTGAGCTCTATCAGGATCAGAATAGAGTTGTAGCCATGACAGGCGATGGGGTAAACGATGCGCCAGCTCTCAAGAAAGCAGACATAGGCGTCGCGATGGGCAAGCGGGGCACAGAGGTTGCACAGGAGGCTGCGGATTTCGTACTCCGCGATGATAGATTCTCCACCATCGTTTCTGCTGTCGAAGAAGGACGTGTTAT
This region of Candidatus Lokiarchaeota archaeon genomic DNA includes:
- a CDS encoding HAD-IC family P-type ATPase, encoding MTEEKIPIEHPWSKSANEVLAELDVDPQEGLSNEEVKKRLQEHGKNRLREVAKRGILDILVGQFKSLMVVILLIASILAFIFGNTIDGLAIGVVIVINAGVGFATELRAVRSMESLQELGKVKAKVRRGGNIQEIDGENIVPGDIVLIEGGDVLTADLRLVETSKLQVNEAALTGESVPVGKDAESVDADTPVADRTSMAFKGTAVTRGSATGVVVRTGMQTEIGVISSMVQRAEEEVTPLERRLNNLGNELLWVTLVIGALVTVIGVFSGKELFLMIETGVALAVATVPEGLPLVATLGLARGMWRMARCNAIVKRLSAVETLGTTSVICTDKTGTLTEGRMTVTEIALSDGSIEVTGKGMDLEGEFLRNQESVDPKQDALLRTLLEIGIFANRTSTEIEDIEEDDISVGDPLDIALVVAARKSGIDPNERFEEAPQVKKKAFDPELKMMASYNRDGENIRISVKGAPEGVLESSSGILTQDGTVNLDEKERETWMQRNEELAADGLRVIALAQKTVENKDAEPYSDLTFVGLAGLLDPAREDVQDAILACKNAGIRVVMVTGDHPETAKKIAKDVGLIEENGIRIITGKELENPDEMSEEEHKNALDATVTARVSPKQKLDLIELYQDQNRVVAMTGDGVNDAPALKKADIGVAMGKRGTEVAQEAADFVLRDDRFSTIVSAVEEGRVIFNNIRKFVLYLLSCNISEILAIALFSLLPIPLPIHPLQILFLNLVTDVFPAFALGVGEGDPAVMDREPRRADEPIVNRGHWLSIGGYGSLITGTVVTSFAIASAILGLPATVSGTIAFLTLGFAQLWHVFNMRVSESGLLKNEVTTNAYVWLAIAISIPLLIFPVYVPGLSGLLRVVDPGLLGWGVIFLMSTIPLVIGQLWKVTRKYHPESLRFQ